A single region of the Paramicrobacterium fandaimingii genome encodes:
- a CDS encoding class II fructose-bisphosphate aldolase, which translates to MTLTWTRSIIDDAVHSRTGVAAFNVIHLETAEGLVAAAERSTLPVILQISQNCVAYHGALAPIARACLALAEQSSASVALHLDHAESEELTREAVDLGFGSVMYDGATLPYGENVAATARTVQYAHAAGVFVEAELGEVGGKDGAHAPGVRTDPGEALSFVTETGVDALAVAVGSSHAMTERVAALDLDLITRLHAALDVPLVLHGSSGVADDVLTLAVRAGMTKINVSTHLNGVFTGAVRAFLTANPSVVDSRKYLAPARDALSAEAERLQRLFAFTPETTS; encoded by the coding sequence ATGACCCTCACCTGGACGCGCAGCATCATCGACGACGCCGTGCATTCGCGCACCGGCGTTGCCGCCTTCAACGTGATCCACCTCGAGACGGCCGAGGGGCTCGTCGCCGCAGCCGAACGTTCGACGTTGCCCGTCATTCTGCAGATCTCGCAGAACTGCGTCGCGTATCACGGCGCACTTGCTCCGATCGCGCGCGCGTGCCTGGCTCTCGCCGAGCAGTCGAGCGCGAGCGTCGCGTTGCACCTCGACCACGCCGAGAGCGAAGAGCTCACGCGCGAGGCCGTCGATCTGGGATTCGGCTCGGTGATGTACGACGGCGCCACGCTGCCCTATGGCGAGAACGTCGCGGCAACCGCGCGCACCGTGCAATACGCGCATGCCGCTGGAGTATTTGTGGAGGCCGAACTCGGCGAGGTCGGCGGAAAAGACGGCGCGCACGCCCCGGGCGTTCGCACAGACCCGGGCGAGGCACTGAGCTTCGTCACCGAGACCGGCGTCGACGCCCTCGCTGTCGCCGTCGGCTCCTCGCACGCGATGACCGAGCGGGTCGCCGCTCTCGACCTCGACCTCATCACCCGACTGCACGCAGCCCTCGACGTGCCCCTCGTTCTGCACGGGTCGTCTGGGGTCGCCGACGACGTGCTCACGCTCGCCGTGCGCGCTGGAATGACGAAGATCAACGTATCGACGCACCTCAATGGCGTGTTCACGGGGGCGGTGCGCGCGTTTCTCACCGCCAATCCCTCGGTCGTCGACTCGCGCAAGTACCTCGCACCGGCTCGCGACGCGTTGTCGGCTGAGGCGGAGCGACTGCAGCGGCTCTTCGCGTTCACCCCGGAGACGACCTCGTGA
- a CDS encoding 1-phosphofructokinase family hexose kinase: MIITVTPNPALDSTITLDRLTPGATHRVAPAELRAGGKGVNVARVLCEQNEDAVAIAPVSATEAAFSADLHDVPHSLVGTPWPLRRSTAIVETASGVTTILNESGNPQPLTVWTELHDVVTSRLPRARCLVVSGSCPPETPESLTAELIAEARNAGVATIADATGAQLIGAARAGAQLLKPNRDELRDTTGETDPVAGARALQSLGAGTIVVSLGEEGMLAVPRGDAPLRHARLDRVLRGNPTGAGDAAVASLAAHVAAGEFDVDTLLRRAVAWSAAAVLMPLAGSIHHSHSDLARDVTISTLETS; the protein is encoded by the coding sequence ATGATCATCACCGTCACGCCCAACCCCGCGCTCGATTCGACGATCACGCTCGATCGACTGACGCCCGGGGCGACCCACCGCGTCGCCCCCGCCGAGCTTCGTGCGGGCGGCAAGGGCGTAAACGTTGCGCGTGTGCTGTGCGAGCAGAATGAGGATGCCGTCGCCATCGCTCCGGTGAGCGCGACGGAGGCCGCGTTCAGTGCCGACCTGCACGACGTGCCGCACTCGCTTGTCGGCACGCCGTGGCCGCTGCGCCGCTCAACGGCGATCGTCGAGACGGCAAGCGGCGTGACGACAATCCTGAATGAGTCGGGCAATCCGCAGCCGCTCACCGTATGGACGGAGCTGCACGACGTCGTCACGTCGCGGCTTCCCCGCGCACGATGCCTCGTGGTCTCGGGAAGCTGCCCTCCCGAGACTCCCGAGTCGCTGACCGCAGAACTCATCGCCGAAGCACGCAATGCCGGTGTCGCGACGATCGCCGATGCGACGGGTGCGCAGCTCATCGGTGCGGCGCGTGCGGGCGCACAGCTGCTGAAGCCCAATCGCGACGAACTGCGCGACACGACGGGCGAGACCGACCCCGTCGCAGGTGCTCGAGCCCTGCAGAGCCTCGGAGCCGGAACCATCGTCGTCTCACTCGGTGAAGAGGGCATGCTCGCGGTGCCACGCGGCGACGCGCCCCTTCGCCACGCGCGCCTCGACCGCGTTCTGCGGGGCAATCCGACGGGAGCGGGAGACGCCGCCGTGGCCTCTCTTGCCGCGCACGTCGCCGCTGGTGAGTTCGACGTCGACACGCTTCTGCGACGCGCCGTCGCCTGGTCGGCTGCGGCCGTGCTCATGCCGCTTGCTGGCAGCATCCATCACTCTCATTCCGATCTTGCCCGTGACGTGACGATCAGCACCCTGGAGACATCATGA
- a CDS encoding ROK family protein: MTSLLGPGAPALAFDVGGTDLKSALVTADGELVGVRRTPTPVLAEHTERAVLETITQLGAELREQHPTVVPEAVGLIAPGVVDDERGVGLFAENLNWRDVPFRELTEQAFGLPSSFTHDVRAAGEAEYRLGPASKYRNALVVTIGTGIAAAIFIDGKPYGGEGYAGELGHSVIAPGGEPCACGGRGCLEAIASAAAITRRYNRLTSAPVPGAREVLERARAGDADAEAIWITALDALGLGLSHATALLAPEVIVLGGGLAQAGDALFDPVRERLYSHLTFHRRPELMHASIGQNAGLVGAALRARAVLEAQ; encoded by the coding sequence ATGACGTCGCTGCTCGGCCCCGGGGCCCCCGCGCTCGCATTCGACGTGGGAGGCACAGATCTCAAGTCCGCCCTCGTCACGGCGGACGGCGAGCTCGTCGGAGTGCGGCGCACGCCGACGCCCGTGCTCGCCGAGCACACAGAGAGGGCGGTGCTCGAGACGATCACCCAGCTGGGCGCGGAGCTGCGTGAGCAGCATCCGACTGTCGTTCCCGAAGCGGTCGGCCTCATCGCCCCCGGCGTCGTCGACGACGAACGCGGAGTCGGCCTGTTCGCCGAGAACCTCAACTGGCGCGACGTGCCGTTCAGAGAACTCACCGAGCAGGCATTCGGTCTTCCCTCCTCGTTCACGCACGACGTTCGCGCCGCGGGCGAAGCCGAGTACCGCCTCGGGCCCGCCTCCAAATACCGCAACGCGCTCGTCGTCACCATCGGAACGGGAATTGCTGCCGCCATCTTCATCGACGGCAAGCCCTACGGGGGCGAAGGCTACGCAGGCGAGCTCGGCCACTCGGTGATTGCGCCGGGCGGCGAGCCGTGCGCGTGCGGGGGTCGAGGCTGCCTCGAGGCGATCGCGTCGGCCGCGGCGATCACCCGCCGATACAACAGGCTCACCTCCGCTCCCGTTCCCGGAGCGCGCGAGGTTCTCGAGCGCGCACGTGCGGGCGATGCGGATGCCGAGGCAATCTGGATCACGGCGCTCGACGCGCTGGGGCTCGGCCTGTCGCACGCGACGGCGCTGCTCGCCCCCGAGGTGATCGTGCTCGGAGGAGGGCTTGCGCAGGCCGGCGATGCGCTGTTCGACCCCGTGCGCGAACGGCTCTACTCGCACCTCACGTTCCACCGCCGGCCCGAGCTGATGCACGCAAGCATCGGGCAGAACGCCGGCCTCGTCGGAGCCGCACTGCGCGCCAGGGCAGTTCTGGAGGCACAATGA
- a CDS encoding SIS domain-containing protein, translating to MSDAGAFMAQELASQPEMWSRAITQTDDERKLPAAGQRVAVVGCGTSWFMAQSYASLRETAGLGITDAYAASEAFVDRDYDAIIALTRSGTTTEVLELLEHVGNRARTIAIIGDTDTPIVDMVNDVIAFPYADEKSVVQTRFATTALTFLRHSTGADVSAQIADTEKIVTEELAPELIDAEQFSFLGRGWTTGLAHEAALKMREASQSWTESYSAMEYRHGPISIAAPGRVSWMFGDAPSGLADSVAAAGAHFENADLDPVADLVRAQRVALQRALGAGLDPDSPRNLTRSVVLDA from the coding sequence ATGTCTGACGCCGGCGCCTTCATGGCCCAAGAACTTGCCAGCCAGCCCGAAATGTGGTCGCGCGCGATCACACAGACGGACGACGAGCGAAAGCTGCCAGCAGCAGGACAGCGCGTTGCCGTCGTCGGCTGCGGAACATCGTGGTTCATGGCGCAGTCTTACGCGTCGCTGCGGGAAACCGCGGGACTCGGCATCACCGACGCCTACGCCGCGAGCGAGGCATTCGTCGACCGCGATTACGACGCGATCATCGCTCTGACGCGCTCGGGAACGACGACGGAGGTTCTCGAGCTTCTGGAGCACGTGGGCAACCGAGCGCGCACGATCGCAATCATCGGCGACACCGACACTCCCATCGTCGACATGGTGAACGACGTCATCGCCTTCCCCTACGCCGACGAGAAGTCGGTCGTGCAGACGCGCTTCGCCACGACCGCGCTCACCTTCCTTCGCCACTCGACGGGCGCCGACGTCTCAGCGCAGATCGCCGACACCGAGAAGATCGTCACCGAAGAGCTTGCCCCAGAGCTCATCGACGCCGAGCAGTTCTCGTTTCTCGGCCGCGGATGGACGACGGGGCTCGCCCACGAGGCAGCGCTGAAAATGCGCGAGGCCTCGCAGTCGTGGACCGAGTCGTACTCGGCAATGGAGTACCGCCACGGACCCATCTCGATCGCCGCCCCCGGTCGCGTGAGCTGGATGTTCGGTGACGCGCCATCGGGCCTCGCCGACAGCGTCGCCGCCGCCGGTGCTCACTTCGAGAACGCAGATCTCGACCCCGTCGCCGACCTCGTGCGCGCACAGCGCGTTGCCCTGCAGCGGGCGCTGGGCGCCGGGCTCGACCCCGACTCCCCGCGAAACCTCACGCGCTCGGTAGTTCTCGACGCATGA
- a CDS encoding beta-N-acetylhexosaminidase, protein MSSFVLLPEPRSVSETDGAFTITTGTRIVTDRPELGDYLASVLRPATGFELAVSTGAAAEGDIVLEINPAIEGVEVGNAAEAYRITVDRRTIVIDAPADAGIFAGIQTLRQLLPAQIDAPAHAAGEVAAVTIVDAPRFAYRGVMLDISRHFFGVDTIMRVVDQIAAFKFNHLHLHLSDDQGWRIEVPGWPELTRAGAATQVGGGEGGFLTTTDYEQIVHYAASRFITVIPEIDLPGHTNAALVAYPELAPAGVTPEPYHGIDVGFSTLDTDSERVFGFIDDVVGHLASVTPGPYLHIGGDESHSTQPEDYRRFIARATRIAAAHGKLPIGWHEIGSSDDLAEGTIGQYWGSIAPEAGAAEQARSIVRQGGQLILSPANAVYLDIMPEPNFRIGQEWTGSPTPLGGVATWNPATLISGVDESVILGIEAALWTETVETSADIDTLLFPRLLAVADLAWADAVNDVESRVQDLLPRLAAAGIAYGPA, encoded by the coding sequence GTGTCGTCATTTGTGCTTCTGCCCGAGCCCCGTTCCGTCAGTGAGACCGACGGCGCCTTCACGATCACGACGGGCACGCGCATCGTCACCGATCGCCCCGAGCTGGGCGACTATCTCGCGAGCGTGCTGCGCCCGGCAACCGGCTTCGAACTCGCCGTGTCGACGGGCGCAGCAGCCGAGGGCGACATCGTTCTCGAGATCAATCCGGCCATCGAGGGGGTCGAGGTCGGCAACGCGGCCGAGGCGTACCGCATCACCGTTGACCGCCGCACGATCGTCATCGACGCGCCCGCCGACGCCGGCATCTTCGCCGGAATCCAGACGCTTCGGCAGCTCCTGCCCGCCCAGATCGACGCGCCCGCGCACGCCGCCGGGGAGGTGGCGGCCGTCACGATCGTCGACGCACCGCGCTTCGCCTACCGCGGCGTCATGCTCGACATCTCTCGCCACTTCTTCGGCGTAGACACGATCATGCGAGTGGTCGACCAGATCGCCGCGTTCAAGTTCAACCACCTGCACCTGCACCTCAGCGATGACCAGGGCTGGCGCATTGAGGTTCCCGGCTGGCCCGAGCTCACACGCGCCGGGGCCGCAACGCAGGTGGGCGGCGGCGAGGGCGGGTTTCTCACAACGACCGACTACGAGCAGATCGTGCACTATGCGGCATCCCGATTCATCACCGTCATCCCCGAGATCGACCTGCCTGGCCACACAAACGCCGCTCTCGTCGCCTACCCCGAGCTGGCGCCGGCCGGTGTGACGCCCGAGCCGTATCACGGCATCGACGTTGGCTTCTCAACGCTCGACACCGATTCGGAGCGCGTCTTCGGGTTCATCGACGATGTCGTCGGCCACCTGGCGTCCGTCACGCCTGGACCGTATCTGCACATCGGCGGCGATGAGTCGCACTCGACGCAGCCGGAGGACTATCGCCGGTTTATTGCGCGAGCGACGCGCATCGCGGCCGCCCACGGCAAACTGCCCATCGGCTGGCACGAGATCGGCTCGAGCGATGACCTTGCCGAGGGCACGATCGGCCAATACTGGGGCTCTATCGCCCCCGAGGCCGGCGCCGCCGAGCAGGCGCGCTCGATCGTTCGCCAGGGCGGGCAGCTGATTCTCTCCCCCGCCAATGCCGTGTATCTCGACATCATGCCCGAGCCGAACTTCAGAATCGGCCAGGAGTGGACGGGAAGCCCGACACCGCTCGGAGGCGTCGCCACGTGGAACCCCGCCACGCTCATCTCCGGCGTCGACGAGAGCGTGATTTTGGGGATCGAGGCTGCGCTCTGGACCGAGACTGTCGAAACGTCAGCCGATATCGACACGCTGCTCTTTCCGCGCCTGCTCGCCGTTGCCGATCTGGCGTGGGCGGATGCTGTCAACGACGTCGAGTCGCGGGTGCAAGACCTTCTGCCGCGCCTCGCTGCTGCGGGCATCGCGTACGGCCCGGCGTAG
- a CDS encoding pentapeptide repeat-containing protein yields MTVSAPRFQPPSLHDLRESDLHDLRAGDLRDGESFTGASLADRDLADLTFSECAFTDLALGGLVCRGVRVTESTIISADGATVSAPSSTVRDVDVSHSRIGSLEGYDSRWNGVRFTGCKLGYINLRGSALADIVFEDCQIDELDLGAARAKRMSFHGCRIGTLEVPSATLTDVDLRGLDLARIVGIEGLSGAVIDEGQLLQLAPVLAAQLGIEVV; encoded by the coding sequence GTGACCGTTTCTGCACCTCGCTTTCAGCCTCCGTCTCTGCATGATCTGCGCGAGTCAGATCTGCATGATCTTCGTGCTGGCGATCTTCGCGACGGCGAGAGTTTCACCGGCGCATCGCTTGCCGACCGTGATCTCGCCGACCTCACGTTCTCGGAGTGCGCGTTCACCGATCTCGCGCTCGGCGGGCTGGTATGCCGCGGCGTTCGAGTCACCGAAAGCACGATCATCTCGGCAGACGGCGCCACGGTCTCTGCGCCGTCGTCAACGGTGCGTGACGTTGATGTGAGCCACTCGCGCATCGGATCGCTTGAGGGGTACGACAGCCGCTGGAACGGCGTGCGCTTCACCGGATGCAAGCTCGGCTACATCAACCTTCGCGGCAGCGCGCTCGCCGACATCGTGTTCGAGGACTGCCAGATTGACGAGCTCGACCTCGGTGCGGCGAGGGCAAAACGAATGAGCTTTCACGGATGCCGCATCGGCACACTCGAGGTGCCCAGCGCCACCCTCACAGACGTCGACTTGCGTGGGCTCGATCTCGCGCGCATCGTCGGCATCGAGGGGCTTTCAGGCGCGGTCATCGACGAGGGCCAGCTTCTGCAGCTTGCGCCCGTACTTGCGGCGCAGCTGGGAATCGAGGTGGTGTGA
- a CDS encoding DUF2332 domain-containing protein: MRPLDVDNRMDVSARFADFAHREAYGNSERYDTWCRAIAADNDICAQIATLPPNKQQPNLVLAATRYLGVPEVPPEQFLEWLRETWDDVRHEVLARSTQTNEPGRTAAILPLLAQIEGPIALIEVGASAGLCLYPDRYSHEYDGSVRIDPASGPSTVVTRCTTAGGVPIPSALPEIVSRSGVDLNPLDVAADDDMRWLHALIWPGQTERDERLDAAAAIARAEPPTIVCGDLNEQIDALVDAVPDGVTAVVQHTAVLAYLDMAGRDRFYGQMARLAARWISFEGRGVFPQIDATIPESTQHDENRFVLALDGQAQAFATAHGQRLHWL; encoded by the coding sequence ATGCGCCCCCTCGACGTCGACAACCGCATGGACGTGTCCGCCCGTTTTGCCGACTTTGCGCACCGCGAGGCGTACGGAAACTCCGAGCGCTACGACACGTGGTGCCGGGCCATCGCCGCCGACAACGACATCTGCGCGCAGATCGCGACGCTTCCCCCGAACAAGCAGCAGCCGAACCTCGTGCTCGCTGCGACACGCTATCTCGGGGTTCCCGAGGTGCCGCCCGAGCAGTTTCTCGAGTGGCTGCGCGAGACGTGGGACGACGTGCGCCACGAGGTTCTCGCCCGCTCGACGCAGACGAACGAGCCGGGGCGCACGGCAGCGATTCTGCCGCTTCTCGCGCAGATCGAGGGGCCGATCGCTCTCATCGAGGTGGGAGCATCCGCTGGCCTCTGCCTGTACCCCGATCGCTACAGCCACGAGTACGACGGCTCCGTGCGCATCGACCCGGCCAGCGGGCCGTCGACGGTTGTCACACGGTGCACGACAGCGGGCGGCGTGCCGATTCCGAGCGCGCTGCCCGAGATTGTGTCGCGCTCCGGCGTCGATCTGAACCCGCTCGACGTCGCAGCGGACGACGACATGCGCTGGTTGCACGCGCTCATCTGGCCGGGGCAGACCGAAAGAGACGAGCGACTGGATGCCGCGGCGGCGATCGCCCGCGCTGAGCCGCCGACGATTGTGTGCGGCGACCTCAACGAGCAAATCGACGCTCTCGTCGACGCCGTACCCGACGGCGTGACCGCTGTCGTGCAGCACACAGCCGTGCTCGCGTACCTCGACATGGCCGGCCGCGACCGCTTCTATGGGCAGATGGCGCGCCTTGCTGCGCGGTGGATCTCGTTTGAGGGGCGCGGTGTCTTTCCTCAGATCGACGCGACAATTCCCGAGAGCACGCAGCATGACGAGAACCGGTTCGTGCTCGCTCTTGACGGTCAGGCGCAGGCCTTTGCGACGGCACACGGGCAACGACTTCACTGGCTGTGA
- the glyA gene encoding serine hydroxymethyltransferase: protein MTDTFNAPLSEVDPEIAAVLNQELGRQRDYLEMIASENFVPVSVLQSQGSVLTNKYAEGYPGRRYYGGCEYVDVAESLAIERAKTLFGAEYANVQPHSGASANAAVLSAIATPGDTILGLELAHGGHLTHGMKLNFSGKLYNAVSYGVDPETCLVDMNVVRDKALEHKPTVIIAGWSAYPRQLDFAAFRAIADEVGATLWVDMAHFAGLVAAGLHPSPVPYADVVSSTVHKTIGGPRSGFIVSRDTALAKKLNSNVFPGQQGGPLMHVIAAKATAFLLAASDDFRDRQERTISGAKLLAEALTSDESRAAGVNVLTGGTDVHLVLADLRESELSGQDAENRLHEVGITVNKNSVPFDPRPPMVTSGMRIGTPALATRGFGDAEFAEVADIIALTMRPDADLAGLRGRVSTLTEAFPLYPGLQQ, encoded by the coding sequence ATGACCGATACGTTCAACGCGCCACTGTCGGAGGTCGATCCCGAGATCGCCGCCGTGCTCAATCAAGAGCTGGGCCGCCAGCGCGACTACCTCGAGATGATCGCGAGCGAGAACTTCGTTCCCGTCTCGGTGCTGCAGTCGCAGGGTTCGGTGCTCACCAACAAGTACGCCGAGGGCTACCCCGGCCGCCGGTACTACGGCGGTTGCGAGTACGTCGACGTCGCAGAGTCGCTCGCCATCGAGCGTGCGAAGACGCTCTTCGGCGCCGAATACGCAAACGTTCAGCCGCACTCGGGAGCAAGCGCGAACGCCGCAGTGCTTTCGGCGATCGCCACGCCGGGCGACACGATCCTCGGCCTCGAGCTTGCTCACGGCGGCCACCTGACGCACGGCATGAAGCTCAACTTCTCGGGCAAGCTCTACAATGCAGTCTCGTATGGCGTCGACCCCGAGACCTGCCTCGTCGACATGAACGTCGTGCGCGACAAGGCGCTCGAGCATAAGCCGACGGTAATCATCGCCGGGTGGTCCGCCTATCCACGCCAGCTTGACTTCGCCGCGTTCCGTGCAATCGCAGACGAGGTCGGCGCGACGCTCTGGGTCGACATGGCCCACTTCGCCGGGCTCGTCGCCGCGGGGCTGCACCCCTCGCCCGTTCCCTACGCCGACGTCGTCTCGTCGACCGTGCACAAGACAATCGGCGGGCCGCGCTCGGGCTTCATCGTCTCGCGCGACACCGCGCTGGCGAAGAAGCTCAACTCGAACGTCTTCCCCGGGCAGCAGGGCGGGCCGCTCATGCACGTGATCGCCGCAAAGGCGACGGCGTTTCTGCTGGCAGCATCCGATGATTTCCGTGATCGCCAGGAGCGCACGATCTCGGGCGCGAAGCTGCTTGCCGAAGCACTCACCTCAGACGAGTCGCGCGCAGCCGGCGTCAACGTGCTCACCGGAGGAACCGACGTGCACCTCGTGCTCGCCGACCTGCGTGAGAGCGAGCTGTCTGGGCAGGATGCCGAGAACCGCCTGCACGAGGTCGGAATCACCGTGAACAAGAACTCGGTGCCCTTCGATCCTCGCCCGCCCATGGTCACGAGCGGCATGCGCATCGGCACCCCGGCACTCGCAACGCGCGGGTTCGGCGATGCCGAGTTCGCCGAGGTCGCCGACATCATTGCGCTGACTATGCGACCGGATGCCGACCTCGCGGGGTTGCGCGGACGCGTCTCGACGCTGACCGAGGCGTTCCCCCTGTACCCCGGACTGCAGCAGTAA
- a CDS encoding bifunctional methylenetetrahydrofolate dehydrogenase/methenyltetrahydrofolate cyclohydrolase, whose protein sequence is MTAQILDGRAAAADIKAELAERVAALAATGITPGIATVLVGADPASQLYVGMKHRQSTAIGMNSMQRELPADATQEQVEALVDELNADPECHGYIVQLPLPKHIDTDSILERIDPAKDADGLHPTNLGRLVLNVNGPIDTPLPCTPRGVIELLLRNDFDLKGKHVVVVGRGVTIGRTIGLLLTRRELNATVTLTHTGTVDMPKYLRQADVIVAAAGVKHLIRPEDVKPGAAVLDVGVTREESPDGGKPKVFGDVEPGVADVAGYVSPNPGGVGPMTVALLMTNVVEAAERVAG, encoded by the coding sequence ATGACCGCACAGATCTTGGACGGGCGGGCCGCAGCCGCCGACATCAAAGCTGAGCTCGCCGAACGCGTCGCCGCGCTTGCAGCCACGGGCATCACACCCGGCATCGCGACGGTGCTCGTCGGCGCCGATCCGGCATCACAGCTGTACGTGGGCATGAAGCACAGGCAGTCGACGGCGATCGGCATGAACTCGATGCAGCGCGAGCTGCCGGCCGATGCCACGCAAGAGCAGGTTGAAGCACTTGTCGACGAGCTCAACGCCGACCCCGAGTGCCACGGCTACATCGTGCAGCTGCCATTGCCGAAGCACATCGACACTGACAGCATCCTCGAACGAATCGACCCGGCAAAGGATGCTGACGGGTTGCACCCCACAAACCTCGGCCGGCTGGTGCTCAACGTGAACGGCCCGATCGACACACCGCTGCCGTGCACACCGCGCGGCGTGATCGAGCTGCTGCTGCGCAACGACTTCGATCTGAAAGGCAAGCACGTTGTCGTCGTCGGGCGCGGAGTGACGATCGGCCGCACGATCGGGCTGCTGCTGACGCGTCGCGAGCTCAATGCAACGGTGACGCTGACCCACACGGGCACCGTCGACATGCCGAAGTATCTGCGCCAGGCCGACGTGATCGTCGCGGCTGCTGGCGTGAAGCACCTGATTCGCCCCGAAGACGTCAAACCCGGTGCCGCGGTGCTCGACGTGGGTGTCACCCGCGAAGAGAGCCCGGACGGCGGCAAGCCGAAGGTCTTCGGTGACGTCGAGCCCGGAGTCGCCGACGTGGCGGGTTACGTGTCGCCGAACCCGGGCGGCGTCGGCCCGATGACCGTCGCTCTGCTCATGACAAACGTGGTCGAGGCGGCGGAGCGCGTCGCCGGCTGA
- a CDS encoding DUF6716 putative glycosyltransferase codes for MTQGPRRMLVVADSDSYIKWGAAFAGQRGGEWHSSLVLVKTPVLPSARQLDAALTGTPFTARDVRTIDIDDLAELIQRERPHIVLLALRGPLVRVVAPIVAAMPGRPAIISGFPGLTIPAEPKAIIYREQCDMIVLHSTREVREFSANAAQLGIGMRFALARLPFLDDVVRQRTRTDANSIVFAVQAKVPASREERVQVLALLADAARAHSSRRVVVKTRARRGEAQTHLEQFDLGHLLDQPDVSDSLGGVPENLVVSDGPMAAHLSRAAALVTVSSTAALEAIAQGIPVLLLDDFGVGPQQINTVFVGSGLFGNAADLARGDWRHPEPAWLDDNYFHPDQASTVDDRLADLVARRAARGLPALERRFNLTGGSLRRAFERKRRLGHYDRSLSGALSLVVALPVRAVVRRARRIARRLQFARSPSDTPKTVASVAAGGDVLRRVTLAEEAAE; via the coding sequence GTGACACAAGGCCCGCGGCGGATGCTCGTCGTCGCCGACTCGGACTCATACATCAAATGGGGCGCAGCGTTCGCCGGGCAGCGAGGCGGCGAGTGGCATTCGTCGCTCGTTCTCGTGAAGACGCCGGTGCTGCCGAGCGCCCGCCAGCTGGATGCTGCTCTGACCGGCACACCTTTCACTGCACGCGATGTGCGCACGATCGACATCGACGACCTCGCAGAACTGATCCAGCGCGAACGCCCTCACATCGTGTTGCTCGCCCTTCGCGGTCCTCTCGTTCGTGTCGTCGCGCCGATCGTCGCGGCGATGCCCGGGCGCCCGGCAATCATCTCGGGGTTTCCCGGGCTCACGATTCCCGCCGAGCCCAAGGCCATCATCTATCGTGAGCAGTGCGACATGATCGTTCTGCACAGCACACGCGAGGTGCGCGAATTCAGCGCCAACGCCGCCCAGCTCGGCATCGGCATGCGATTCGCTCTCGCACGGCTGCCCTTCCTCGACGACGTCGTGCGGCAGCGCACGCGAACCGATGCGAACTCGATCGTGTTCGCCGTGCAAGCAAAGGTGCCGGCCTCTCGCGAGGAGCGCGTGCAGGTGCTCGCGCTTCTGGCGGATGCTGCTCGCGCACACTCGAGCAGGCGCGTCGTCGTCAAAACGCGCGCCCGGCGCGGGGAGGCGCAGACTCATCTCGAGCAGTTCGACCTTGGCCACCTCCTCGATCAGCCCGATGTCAGTGACAGCCTCGGTGGCGTGCCCGAGAACCTCGTGGTCTCAGACGGCCCGATGGCCGCCCACCTCTCGCGGGCCGCGGCGCTGGTGACCGTGAGCTCGACAGCCGCGCTCGAAGCGATTGCCCAGGGTATCCCCGTGCTGCTGCTCGACGATTTCGGCGTCGGTCCCCAGCAGATCAACACGGTGTTCGTTGGCAGCGGGCTTTTCGGCAACGCCGCCGATCTGGCGCGCGGCGACTGGCGGCATCCGGAACCAGCGTGGCTCGACGACAATTACTTCCACCCCGACCAGGCGTCAACCGTCGACGATCGGCTCGCTGATCTCGTGGCACGCCGGGCGGCGCGGGGCCTCCCCGCACTTGAGCGTCGGTTCAACCTCACCGGTGGGTCGCTGCGCCGTGCGTTTGAGCGCAAACGGAGGCTGGGGCACTACGACCGCTCGCTCTCTGGCGCACTGTCGCTCGTTGTCGCACTTCCGGTGCGCGCAGTTGTGCGTCGTGCCCGGCGTATCGCCCGGAGGCTGCAGTTCGCTCGGTCACCGAGTGACACGCCGAAAACTGTCGCGTCGGTCGCCGCCGGTGGCGACGTTTTACGGCGTGTCACTTTGGCAGAGGAAGCCGCCGAGTAA